From Amycolatopsis sp. WQ 127309:
GCGCGTTTCGCCCTGGTGGCCACGGGCGTACGCTGGGTTTTCAGGGGAAATCGCAACCCCGGGAGCAGCCATGGTGGTGGAGATCGTCAGCGCCGTCGTCGTACTGGGCGGAGCTTGGCTCGCGGCCGGCGTGCGCGTGGTCAAGCAGTACGAACGTGGGCTCGTCTTCCGGTTCGGCCGGGTGCGGTCCCGGGTGCAGGAACCCGGCCTGAAACTGCTGGTCCCGTTCGTGGACCGGATGCAGAAGGTCAACATGCAGATCATCACGATGCCGGTCCCGGCGCAGGACGGCATCACCCGCGACAACGTCACCGTCCGGGTCGACGCCGTCGTCTACTTCAAGGTGATCGACCCGGTCGTCGCCGCGGTCAACGTGCAGGACTACCGCGCCGCCGTCGGGCAGGTCGCGCAGACGTCGCTGCGCTCGATCATCGGCAAGAGCGAGCTCGACGACCTGCTGTCGAACCGCGAGCACCTCAACGAGGGCCTGGAGCTGATGATCGACAGCCCGGCGCTCGACTGGGGCATCCACATCGACAAGGTCGAGATCAAGGACGTCGCGCTGCCGGAGGCGATGAAGCGCTCGATGTCCCGGCAGGCCGAGGCGGAGCGGGAACGCCGGGCGCGCGTCATCTCGGCCGACGGTGAGCTGCAGGCGTCGCACAAGCTCGCGCAGGCCGCGGCGACGATGGCCGACACGCCGTCGGCGATGCAGCTGCGGCTGCTGGAGACGGTGGTCCAGGTGTCGTCGGAGAAGAACTCGACGCTGATCCTGCCGTTCCCGGTGGAGCTGCTGCGCTTCCTCGACGCGCACACCCCGAAGCAGGCCGCGGCACCCGCGGCCCCGCCGGCGCCCGTCGCGCCGGCGATTCCCGAGGCCGCGCCGGAACCCGATGCGGTGGAAGCGAAACCGGAGGCGAACGGGCACGCGGCCCCGGCGCCGCGCACCCCCGGCGACGCGGCGCTGCCGACGTCCGACTAGCTGTCGAACTGGCCGTTCACGCCCAGGATGATGAACGTCGTGAAGAAGCCGACCCACAGCGCGACGACGACGTAGCCGATGATCACGGCGGCCGTGGCGACCCCGCGGCCGCCGCCTTCGCCGCGGTTGGTGCGGCTCAGCGCGATGTGGCCCATGATCAGCCCGGGCAGCGCGGTGATGCCGGAGCAGAAGCCGAGGATCGAGCAGACCAGCGCGCCGATGGCGAGCGCGTTGTCCTGGGTGCGCGGGGCGCCCGGGTACGGCTGCGCGTACGGCGCCGGCGGCGCGTAGGGCGCGCCGTACGCCGGCGGGTACGGCTGCGCGTACGTCTGCTGCGGGTAGCCCGGGGCCGCGTACGGCGTGCCGGGGATGTGCGCCGCGGGCGTCTCGAACGCCCCCGGCGGCAGGCTCCCGGCGGCCGGGTACGGCGGCGGCGCCGTGGCACCGGCGACCGTCGTGCCGGCGGCCGTACCGCTCGCGACGGTGTGATCCGTGGCGGTGCTGTCCGAAACGGTGCTGTCGGCGATGGTGCTGTCCGGGACCGTGCTGTCGAACGTCGGGTCCGCGGTCGCGGGCGGTTCGTAGGACCCCGGGTCGTACGACGACGATTCGGTGGTCGACGGCGGGTCGTACGACGTGGACGGGTGGTCCTTGTCGCCGGACGGGTCGGTCATCGCGGGCCCCCTCGGTGCGTGCAGGACCTCAACTTAGCCGGTCAGCGGAAGAGGCCGTTCGCGGCGCCGACCCCGAAGAAGAGGAGGAACCCCAGGATGTTGAGCGCGATCGCGGCGTAGCCGACGATGAACGCCGCCATCGCCAGGCCCTGGCCTTCCGCCTGACCGGCCTTGGCCTTGTTGTAGGCGATGTGGCCCATGATGATGCCCGCGACGCTGATCAGGAAGCACAGGAAGATGCCGGCGATCGAGCAGATCAGCGCGCCGACGGCGAGCCCGGAGCCTTCCTTCGGCTGCATCCCCATGCCGCCGGGGTACTGCGGGTAGCCGGGCTGCTGGTAGCCGCCCGGCGGGTACTGCTGGCCGTAGCCCGGCTGCTGGTAACCGCCCGACTGGGGCTGCTGGAAACCACCCGACGGCGGCTGCTGCTGCCCGTACGGGTCGTTCGGATCCTGCGGATAAGTCATGGTTCCTCCCCTTCCGGTCGCACTTTACGGTGCTGAGGGGCCCGGGCGTGAGCGCCCTCATAGCAGGGTCGCCCGTTTCGGGTCATACTCACCGGTAACCCAGCGCCGGGAGCGGCGTCGTAACCGGAAAGGGAGCCGTGATGGCCCGTCTCGCCCAGACCGCCGGCCTGTCCGACGTGCAGTCGGAGATCCTCGCGACCGTCCGCCAGTTCGTGGACAAGGAGGTCATCCCGCACGCGCAGGAGCTCGAGCACTCCGACACCTACCCGGCCGACATCGTCGAGGGCATGAAGGAGATGGGCCTGTTCGGGATCACCATCCCGGAGGAGTACGGCGGGCTCGGCGAGTCGCTGCTGACCTACGCGCTCGTCGTCGAGGAGATCGCGCGGGGCTGGATGAGCGTGTCCGGCGTGATCAACACGCACTTCATCGTGGCGCACATGATCACCCGCCACGGCACCGAGGCGCAGAAGCGGCACTTCCTGCCGCGGATGGCGACCGGCGAGGTCCGGGGCTCGTTCTCGATGTCCGAGCCGGACCTCGGCTCCGACGTCGCCGCGATCAAGACGCGCGCCAAGAAGACCGACGACGGCTACGTCGTCGACGGCGCCAAGATGTGGCTGACGAACGGCGGCTCGTCCAACCTGATCGCGCTGCTCGTCAAGACCGACGAGGGCGCCGAGAAGCCCCACCAGAACCTGACGGCGTTCCTCGTCGAGAAGCCCGAGGGCTTCGGCGAGGTGGCACCGGGCCTGACCATCCCCGGCAAGATCGACAAGATGGGCTACAAGGGCGTCGACACCACCGAAGCGGTGTTCGACGGCTACAAGATCGGCGCGGACATGGTGCTCGGCGAGGCGCCGGGTAAGGGCTTCGCGTACATGATGGACGGTGTCGAGGTCGGCCGCGTGAACGTCGCGGCGCGGGCGTGCGGCATCGCGATCCGCGCGTTCGAATTGGCGGTGGAGTACGCCCAGCAGCGCAAGACGTTCGGCAAGGCGATCGCCGAGCACCAGGCCGTGGCGTTCAAGCTGGCCGAGATGGCGACCAAGGTCGAGGCGGCTCACTTGATGATGGTGAACGCGGCCCGCTTGAAGGACTCGGGCGAGCGCAACGACGTCGAGGCGGGCATGGCCAAGCTGATCGCGTCGGAGTACTGCGCGGAGGTCACGCAGGACTCGTTCCGCATCCACGGCGGTTACGGCTACTCGAAGGAGTACGAGATCGAGCGGCTCATGCGCGAGGCCCCGTTCCTGCTGATCGGCGAGGGCACGAGCGAGATCCAGAAGACCATCATCAGCCGCGGCCTGCTGCGCGAATACAAGTCCCGCTCCTGACCCGCCACTTTCTCCAGGAAAGTGCGCCCGAAGGTCCCGAGGGCGTCACTTTCCCTAGGAAAGATGCGTCCGAAGGGCCCTCGGACGTATCTTTCCTGGGGAAAGTGCAAAGCGACTTGTCGACATGGTGGCGCGTCCGGCCTTTCGGGGTAAGCGGCTCGCACGGTCCGGGTGTTCTTGACAAGATGGACGCCCAGGACCCACGACTGCGCAGGTGATGATGGTGAGTAGTCCCTTTGGCGGGGGCCGGGCGCCCGGCAACCTGCCGCGGCTGCCGACGCCGCCGACCGGCTGGCCGATCGGGTCGTACGCGACCTACGGCGAGGCCCAGCAGGCGGTCGACTTCCTCGCGGAGAACGAGTTCGCGGTCGGCGACGTCACCATCGTCGGCGTCGACCTGATGCTGGTCGAGCGGGTCATCGGGAAGCTTTCGTGGGGGCGCGTCCTCGCCACCGGCGCGGTGTCCGGCGCCTGGTTCGGCCTCTTCGCCGGCCTGCTGCTCGGGCTGTTCGTCAACCAGGGGTTCGCGCTGCAGCTGCTCACCGGCCTGGTGCTGGGCGTGCTGTCCGGGCTGGCGTTCGCCGCGATCGGGTACAGCATGTCGCGCGGGCGCCGGGACTTCTCGTCGGCGAGCCAGCTCGTCGCGGGCCGGTACGACGTCCTGTGCCAGCCGCGGTCGGCCGAGCGGGCGCGGGAACTGCTGGCGAAGCTGGCGCTGAAACCGCCGTCGTGACGGTTTCCCGCCAATATCAGGCGATAATCACAGTTCGGCATGCACTGGCCTGAATCGTTACCGATACTGCTTGCGGGGTGTGATCGCCCGGCATAAGTTGTCCGACACCAGTCGGGCGGCCCCGCCCACCAGCGTGGCGGCCCGAGCACTAGCACGTCGGGGTGCTGGCGCGGTTTCGCCTCATCGCGTCGCGGTGCCCACCGGGCACCGCGGTAACCGGCGTGCACGCGGGTGAGGAGGCCTGATGGGGAAGAGGATCGGCGCGGGCAAACGGGGGCGATCGCCCGGCCGCACCACCGCCCTGCTGGGGGCAGGGGCATTGCTGACCGGTCTCGTGGCCGGCTGCGGCTCGGGCGGTGGCACGAAGATCAACGTCTACTACGCACCCGAGGACAGTTTCCAGAAGGTCGTGGACAACTGCAACAAGGCGGCGAACGGCCGCTACGAGATCGTCTACAACAAACTCCAGCGCGGCTCGGACGACCAGCGGCTCCAGATGGCGCGGCGGCTGGCGGCGGGCGACACCGCGATGGACGTACTGGGGCTCGACGTGACCTGGGTTTCGGAGTTCGCCGAAGCCGGCTGGGTCGATGAATGGAAGGACCAGAACAAGGCCGCGGCCTCCGAGGGCGTCCTGCAGGGACCGCTCGACACCGCGACCTACAACGGGAAGCTCTACGCGGCCCCGAAGAACACGAACATCCAGCTGCTCTGGTACGACGACCGGATCACCCCGACCCCGCCCAAGACGTGGGACGAGGCGATCCAGAAGTCGCAGGAGCTCAAGCAGCAGGGCAAGCCGTACAGCATCGTCTTCACCGGCGCGCAGTACGAAGGCCTCGTCGTCTTCTACAACACCCTGGTCGCGTCGATGGGCGGGCACATCCTGTCCGACGACGGCAAGTCCGTGGTGATGGACGACGGCGCCGTGAAAGCGCTCGCCCTGCTGAAGAAGATCACCGATTCGGGGATCACCGACGCGTCGCTGACCAACTCGAAGGAGGACGACGTCCGGCAGACGTTCCAGCGCGGTGACGCCGCGTTCGAGCTGAACTGGCCGTTCGTCTACGCCTCCTACGCGAAGGACAAGGCGTCGGACGTCTCGCACTTCAAGTGGGCCGTCTACCCGCAGGCCGAGGCCGGCACGCCGGCCAAGACCACGATCGGCGGGTACGACCTCGCTGTCAGTTCGCTGTCACAGCACAAGCCCGAGGCGTACGAAGCCGCGTTGTGC
This genomic window contains:
- a CDS encoding DUF4190 domain-containing protein yields the protein MTYPQDPNDPYGQQQPPSGGFQQPQSGGYQQPGYGQQYPPGGYQQPGYPQYPGGMGMQPKEGSGLAVGALICSIAGIFLCFLISVAGIIMGHIAYNKAKAGQAEGQGLAMAAFIVGYAAIALNILGFLLFFGVGAANGLFR
- a CDS encoding acyl-CoA dehydrogenase family protein — translated: MARLAQTAGLSDVQSEILATVRQFVDKEVIPHAQELEHSDTYPADIVEGMKEMGLFGITIPEEYGGLGESLLTYALVVEEIARGWMSVSGVINTHFIVAHMITRHGTEAQKRHFLPRMATGEVRGSFSMSEPDLGSDVAAIKTRAKKTDDGYVVDGAKMWLTNGGSSNLIALLVKTDEGAEKPHQNLTAFLVEKPEGFGEVAPGLTIPGKIDKMGYKGVDTTEAVFDGYKIGADMVLGEAPGKGFAYMMDGVEVGRVNVAARACGIAIRAFELAVEYAQQRKTFGKAIAEHQAVAFKLAEMATKVEAAHLMMVNAARLKDSGERNDVEAGMAKLIASEYCAEVTQDSFRIHGGYGYSKEYEIERLMREAPFLLIGEGTSEIQKTIISRGLLREYKSRS
- a CDS encoding general stress protein, which gives rise to MMVSSPFGGGRAPGNLPRLPTPPTGWPIGSYATYGEAQQAVDFLAENEFAVGDVTIVGVDLMLVERVIGKLSWGRVLATGAVSGAWFGLFAGLLLGLFVNQGFALQLLTGLVLGVLSGLAFAAIGYSMSRGRRDFSSASQLVAGRYDVLCQPRSAERARELLAKLALKPPS
- a CDS encoding slipin family protein codes for the protein MVVEIVSAVVVLGGAWLAAGVRVVKQYERGLVFRFGRVRSRVQEPGLKLLVPFVDRMQKVNMQIITMPVPAQDGITRDNVTVRVDAVVYFKVIDPVVAAVNVQDYRAAVGQVAQTSLRSIIGKSELDDLLSNREHLNEGLELMIDSPALDWGIHIDKVEIKDVALPEAMKRSMSRQAEAERERRARVISADGELQASHKLAQAAATMADTPSAMQLRLLETVVQVSSEKNSTLILPFPVELLRFLDAHTPKQAAAPAAPPAPVAPAIPEAAPEPDAVEAKPEANGHAAPAPRTPGDAALPTSD
- a CDS encoding ABC transporter substrate-binding protein; translated protein: MGKRIGAGKRGRSPGRTTALLGAGALLTGLVAGCGSGGGTKINVYYAPEDSFQKVVDNCNKAANGRYEIVYNKLQRGSDDQRLQMARRLAAGDTAMDVLGLDVTWVSEFAEAGWVDEWKDQNKAAASEGVLQGPLDTATYNGKLYAAPKNTNIQLLWYDDRITPTPPKTWDEAIQKSQELKQQGKPYSIVFTGAQYEGLVVFYNTLVASMGGHILSDDGKSVVMDDGAVKALALLKKITDSGITDASLTNSKEDDVRQTFQRGDAAFELNWPFVYASYAKDKASDVSHFKWAVYPQAEAGTPAKTTIGGYDLAVSSLSQHKPEAYEAALCLRSPENQKFSAINDGVPPTIESVYHNDTPLDPSKPAGDDNPNMAIKYPMRDSILDALKDAAVRPLTPAYQNASTVMSKILSPPAEIDPQATADKLRQQLSDALQSKGVIP
- a CDS encoding DUF4190 domain-containing protein, producing MTDPSGDKDHPSTSYDPPSTTESSSYDPGSYEPPATADPTFDSTVPDSTIADSTVSDSTATDHTVASGTAAGTTVAGATAPPPYPAAGSLPPGAFETPAAHIPGTPYAAPGYPQQTYAQPYPPAYGAPYAPPAPYAQPYPGAPRTQDNALAIGALVCSILGFCSGITALPGLIMGHIALSRTNRGEGGGRGVATAAVIIGYVVVALWVGFFTTFIILGVNGQFDS